ACATGAGATAAAAGATTTGGGAACGAGCAAACTGAttgagttttgtgtgtgtgtgtgtctcgtgAGGAACAGGCTTTGTCTTGTGATTGAAAAGCTTCTGACCCTGAGACCTAGAGCTGTCTCTGTTGAAACACATCCCGACTCTCTGTACAGATATGACTCTTGCCAATGGGAAAGCCAAACAGCTCGTTGTTTGATCAACGTGTCGGAGCAATAGGCCGACATCCGCTGTCTGTCTGGAGAACAAATCTCTTCTGTATGAACTTGACAACGTCTGTCACGTGGGTCATGAGAATAGTAAACAGTGTTTTGTTATTGTCGTAGACACTGAGCTTAGTGTTTTCCTAATCAGACTTAATGTTGCTGAGTAATCAGATTGATAAAGATTAAAGAAAACGATGTAGAGTGATTTAGGGTTAAGTTAGAGCTGGGTCCTcgacacacacttcacagacaACACTGCACTTTCTCGGGCCCCAAGCAACAAACCATTTGAAGTCAAGCAGACggacaagaaaaacaactgacaaaactcaaacaaaagcttttccGTCCTAACTTTTGAAAAGATCTTtgtctttcctttctcttttgCGATGATTTTATCTTCGACTGCCATACAAGTGAAGTTATTGTGTCTATGTGTTAGAGCTGCATTTGCAAACACCATGTAGATTTGTTGTTTCACACAATTCAAAATAGAATTCACTGATGCACATTTAGAAATATGAATACAATCATTAGGTGTGTGTCCTCCATAGCTACACCTCATCCCGGTGGCTTCAAGTGCTTCACGTGTCGAGATGCTGCAGATAACTACAAGTGTAACCGCTGGGCGCCGGACGTGTACTGTCCCAAAGGTTGGTTAAAATTACACCAAAAATAATTTGTCCATATGGTTTATGGTTGTGATGATACAAGACTTTTGATTATCAGAGGGGgattttttatctttcttaaATAATGTAAACTTACAAATAAATGAAGTTGGTCTGTTTCTTCCAGAGACCAGATTCTGTTCCACACTCCACATGATGGACTACAATGGagacagtgtgtctgtgaccaAGCGCTGTGCCACCCTGGAGGACTGTCTCTATCCTGGCTGTACTGATGTCATCGAAAACGGCTACCAGGTACAGGGAGCCTCTGGATTAAACTGCATCAACACACAGAGAAGTCACAGATCATGAATTCAACCTTTAAATGTCGTCTGTCAGGTGTGCTCGTCCTGCTGCGAGGGGAACATCTGTAACATGCTGGTGCCGAGGAACGAGAGCAGCGCCgtcttctcctccacttctcTGGTCAGCTCGAGCAGGAGGCTTCGACCTCCTGCGGCGCTGAGctacatcaccatcatcatcctcacagcTGGACAGCGTTGAGAGGGAAACTTTGCATCTGTGGGACATCGTCGAACAGTTTGAGAAATTTGATAGAGGTGAAGAACAATTTTTACTTCCTCATCTTGTGCTATTAAAAATTATGATAAAACAGATGCATGTGaatttgtgtttattgtatccagcttgagtaaattaaaatgcatcagGGGGTTTCACAAACTTTCCAGAAAGTTCAGAGTCACAGAAATGCAATTAAAAGTTGGAATTTGAGATTTGGACAAATCCAAACGTGAAAACACTGCGTTCATATTTGTTCCCAATAGCGCAAACtaattttttgtatattttataatatatattagaACTCTTATTATGAAAATGAGACTCACATACTCACAGCTACAAGAAATAGTGTAATTGCAGTCAGGTCACTTTCTTTATTCAGCAGTTTTGAAGCGTAATGCTTCAACTCAAACAGTATCCATATTTCTTCTGATTCTGTGTAACAgatcaagaagaaaaaacacaacactgtacatacacacaagtATGAAACATGTTGCTCTGAATAAACCCAAGTCTCACTCCAGCAGCTCATTACGGTCTTTAAATCACTTCTTGGTTCCTAAAATGACATATTCAAATGCACCTTGAAAAGGCTTAGATGCAACTTCTTAAAAACTATATTTTCTTCAGAGTCTGGATCTTTTTACATGAGTTACATCAGCTGCCTGAATTTGAAAGGTTTCCATGTTACATACATGTTTCTAATATTCTAAAACATGATGATACCATCGTCTAAAAGTCTCCTGCAGAGCTCTTCAGATGGCAAATATCACATTGTGCACCGAGTGTGTTTCTCCCTGGATGTAATGTGGGATAAGCTGGGTTTGAAATCAGAGTCTCATTCAAGTCCTTAGTGATAAAACACTGGTCTGGCCGCCGTGTATTTCATTGAGCCAAACCTTTCACGGATACAAACCGTGCACCAACACTACTGTACATTCACGTCCAAGCTTCTTCAAACCATAAATAGAG
The genomic region above belongs to Paralichthys olivaceus isolate ysfri-2021 chromosome 24, ASM2471397v2, whole genome shotgun sequence and contains:
- the LOC109639734 gene encoding ly6/PLAUR domain-containing protein 6-like; this translates as MMEGWPAVAWVLLVINIAVWLKTVQSRDFTLKDIILLHPSTTPHPGGFKCFTCRDAADNYKCNRWAPDVYCPKETRFCSTLHMMDYNGDSVSVTKRCATLEDCLYPGCTDVIENGYQVCSSCCEGNICNMLVPRNESSAVFSSTSLVSSSRRLRPPAALSYITIIILTAGQR